CCGGCGCGTCGGATCCGCTCCCGCTCGGTCTCGTTCGCGAGGTAGTGGCGCGCGAGATCGGCCATCTCCTCGAGGGATCGATAGCAGAGGATCTCCTTCCCCACCTCGTAATGGCGCGTCATCTCCTCGAGCCATCCCGTCAGGTAGAAGGCTCCGGCCATGGGGGCTTCGAACTCGCGGAGGCGGATCTGCCGCAGGGGGCGCCGGGTGCGGTGCGTGTCCCCCAGGACGAGGAAGCCGAGGCTGATCCGGCTCTCGCTGAAGAGGGCCACGTAGGCTTCGTCTCCCACGGGACCGTGCAACGCGCCGGGATGGCGCGCGCGGAGCCGCTCCCAGTCGCGCCGGTCGCGCGCGGCCACGAACGGATTCCTGCCCTGGAGCACGAGCTCGAGAATCCGGCCCACGGAGGCGCCGCGCGTCGTCGCGGCAGGCACCGTTCCCGCGGAGGCGCTCGGCGCCCAGTGCTGTCCGAACGCGTGGGCGTCCACGCCGGCCTCGCGCAGCGCGAGGATTCCCGCGGTCCGGTCTCCGTAGCGCTGCCCCGCGAACGTGGCGTCATATCGCGGCGCAGCCGCGACGGGGCGGTAGATCTTCGGGTTGGCCGCCATGGGAAAGAACAGAGGCATCGCCCCCACGGCTTTGTAGCGCCCGAGCGCCTCGGCCTCCGGGACGAGACACGCGAGGTAGTGCTTGGCCGTCCTCCGCACCAGATGGAACTGGTGCACGTTGTTGCAGAAGAAGTTCACGATGGGCCCCACGCGCTCGCGCACGCGATCGATCGCGCCTGGCTCGAGATGGCTGTCGGAGAAGTAGGTGATCACGAGATCGAGGGGGCTCGAGCGGTGCGCGGACTCGACGGAGTCGAGAAACCGCTGGCTGAACCGGGCGCGGACCGGAACGGTTCCTGCCGCGTCGGGATCCAGGTCGAAGAGCGGCTGGCTCCCTTCGTCCCACAGCACGACGTCGTGACCCATGTCCACGAGCGGATCGTGGAGGTTCGCCTTCCAGAGATCCGACGTGAACGAGGGGTTCGGGCTCCTCGGGATCG
This portion of the Candidatus Eisenbacteria bacterium genome encodes:
- a CDS encoding glycosyltransferase, which gives rise to MRLFLAIPRSPNPSFTSDLWKANLHDPLVDMGHDVVLWDEGSQPLFDLDPDAAGTVPVRARFSQRFLDSVESAHRSSPLDLVITYFSDSHLEPGAIDRVRERVGPIVNFFCNNVHQFHLVRRTAKHYLACLVPEAEALGRYKAVGAMPLFFPMAANPKIYRPVAAAPRYDATFAGQRYGDRTAGILALREAGVDAHAFGQHWAPSASAGTVPAATTRGASVGRILELVLQGRNPFVAARDRRDWERLRARHPGALHGPVGDEAYVALFSESRISLGFLVLGDTHRTRRPLRQIRLREFEAPMAGAFYLTGWLEEMTRHYEVGKEILCYRSLEEMADLARHYLANETERERIRRAGHERAKRDHTWQRRFEGLFAELLRMGVLRS